In the genome of Cynocephalus volans isolate mCynVol1 chromosome 10, mCynVol1.pri, whole genome shotgun sequence, the window CTTCGTCCCTGGGGGGCTCCGTCGGCATCAGGGGAGCCGGGTCTTCCCCAGATCTTCCCTGACGGGCAGTACTTCCACCTGCGACACCAGGGCGTGGCCCAGCAGTCCCTGGCCCCGCACTGGGGCCACCGCCTGCGCCTGAAGAAAGACCCCAAGGTGAGCCTGCCCTGGAGGCGGGGCCTCGGCCACCTGTGTTGTTCCTGCGGTTGTTATGAATGGCTGTGTGGCCTTCAGTGAGTGACATAGTCCTCGGCGACTCGGTTTCCACtcgtccccctcccccccagtgTGTACAGTGGGGACCCAGATGTGGACAGTGTGCGTGAGTGTGGCACCTTCCAGGGCCTGGTGCGCAGCAGCCCCTTCTTTCTGCTCCCTCTCCCTCCTGTCGTGTACCCTGAGAGAGAAAGGGCCCCGTGTTCTGATTAGGAGGGACAGGTGACATTCCTCCTCTACTGTCCAGCTgatgggatggaaggaagggATCAGTCCGTTTATGGCAAAGCGTAGGAGCTTGAAGTCACTCAAGGAGAGTCTGGCTGAATGGGTCCAGAACCCAGTCTCTAGACGCTCAGAGAGGTGCCTGGGCCAGATCAAAAAAGACCTCGGATGCCAGGCTGAGGAATTCAGACTGCGTCTGGCAAGCCCTAGAAGGCCATGAAGGGGTACAGGATGGGCCAAAGGACTGCCTGCCTGTAACAGTGCGGACTGAGAGTAGTGGCTGGTTTGTGGTGTGTAGGGGGCAGCcagggacagagacagggaggTCTGGAGCTGAACAACTCAGGAGAGAACAGCCCTGATGGCTGAGACGGGGGCAGGGGACATgaactggtttgggggtgggagaTGAAGAAGgtaagaaggaggaagggcacaAGTCTAGGAAGAGCAGCCCCAGGAGGCAGCACAGCATGGGCAAAGGTCCTGGGCTGGAAATGAATTTGCAGGCTCTTCAAGCTGCAAGTAGCTGGAGCGAAGTGAGGGGTAGGGAGGCCGGCGGGGGCTGGACAGACAGACGGAGGCTGTCGGCAGTGTGCAGGGTAATGGAGAGCCTCAGGAGGGCTTCAACAGAGAGGGGCCTGCCGCATCTCCAAGAGTGGGTTGTAGAAAGGAAAGGGCCACTGGAGGACCAGGGAGGAGGCAGATGCGGCTGCCCATCCAGTGTTCGGGACTGGGGAGGGAAGTGGCCAGTTTTGGAGGAGGGAGGTGGACAGGACATGGAAAGAAGGATCTAGaacagggagaggagaaggggtagGGTTGGGATGTCTGTGGGCCCGAGGATGCGTAGTTGAGAGCCTCACCTCTGGCTGAAGGCAGAGCCCCAAGCACATGGGGACCCCGAAGATCAGCCCCTGAGCCAGGACTGACACAGAAGCCCACAGCCCCAGGGACAGGCAGTGGACAGTCCAGCTGGGTGTCCCCCTCAGGTGCAGTGGTTCGAGCAGCAGACACTGCGGCGACGGGTGAAGCGCTCCCTGGCCATGCCACTCACGGACCCCTGGTTCTCCAAGCAGTGGTACATGGTGAGCGGCCAGCCGGGTGGGAGGGCAGGGCGGTTCCGGTCGGAGCCTCGCTGACCCTGAGCTGCCCCTGCCTCGTGCAGAACAACCAGATGCAGCCAGACCTGAATGTCCTGCAGGTCTGGAGCCAGGGGCTGTCCGGCCAGGGCATCGTGGTCTCCATCCTGGACGATGGCATCGAGAAAGACCACCCAGACCTCTGGGCCAACTACGTGAGACCTTAGGCAGCCTGGGGTGGGGTAGCCCAGGTCCCAAGGCTGGCCCCCAGCCCGGGGACGCTTCCCACCCCTTCATGCCtccacccccctgcccccaggaccCCCTGGCCAGCTATGACTTTAATGACTACGACCCAGACCCCCAGCCTCGATACACGTCCAGTGACGAGAACCGGTGAGCCTGGGGTCCCACCGTGTGGGGGGCAGCCCCTGGTGCCCCGTGGGGGCTGTGACAGGTGCTCTTCTCGGCCCTGGCCCCAGGCACGGGACCCGCTGTGCTGGGGAAGTGGCAGCCATGGCGAATAACAGCTTCTGCGGCACAGGCGTCGCCTTCAACGCCCGCATTGGAGGTAGCAGGGTCCCCCGAGGCATGgccaggggggaggggagagggtgtcTCGCTGGGTGGCTGGGGGCGCTGGGGGCGGTGGGCTGACAGACCGGGGCGGCTGAGCCCCTGGGACCCACTGCAGGCGTGCGCATGCTGGACGGCATCATCACCGATGTCATTGAGGCCCGGGCGCTGAGCCTGCACCCGCAGCACATCCACATCTACAGCGCCAGCTGGGGCCCCGAGGACGACGGCCGCACGGTGGACGGCCCGGGCATCCTCACCCGCGAGGCCTTCCGGCGCGGCGTGACCGAAGTGAGCGGGAGCCCCGGGTCCCCCACCCTGCGGAGGGCCGGGCTGCCATGTCGGGCCGACACCCCCTGCCCCTTGCCTCCACCCCGCAGGGCCGCGGCGGGCTGGGCACGCTCTTCGTCTGGGCATCGGGGAACGGCGGGCTCCACTACGACGACTGCAACTGCGACGGCTACACCAACAGCCCTCACACACTGTCAGTGGGCAGCACCACCCAGCAGGGCCGCGTGCCCTGGTACAGCGAGGCCTGCGCCTCCACGCTCACCACCACCTACAGCAGCGGCCTGGCCACCGACCCCCAGATCGTGAGTGCCGCCCCCGTCCCTGGCCACAGTgacctctccaccccctcccaaaGCCACTCTTCAAACCCAGATCCAGTCACTCACCCGGCTCACAGTCTTCCTCAGGCTCCCCGTGGCTGCCATGCCCCGGCCACCTCTGTGCCGGAACTTTCTTCTCATGTCACCAGGCTCCTTCCCACCTCCTGGCTCCACGTTGGTCCTTTGCTCTGCCCCGAACGCTTTCCCACTTCTGTCCCTGCTGACTCTTCCTTTGGAGCTTCACCTGACAGCCACTGCCCCCAGGAAGCCCGCCCAGGCCCCTCCACCACACTAGATCGGGCCCCCACCAAGACACGTGCCCAAGTGTCCTGAGGCAGTGACCAGCCTTCACCAAGGGCTGCCGAGGCTGGAACTGAGCGGGTCTGGGTCAGTTCTGAGGCCCCCAGGGCCCCGTACAGCAGAGGCTCCCCGAGTGTCAGTAACCCCAAGCACGGTCCTCCCGCGGCTGCCTGGGGCCCTGGGACCTAGACGCAGGTCCTAGACCAGGCCCTACTGTGGTTGCCCCTCCACCAGCCCCCATGACTACCACAGCAGGCCTGGCCTCCCAGGCATAGGACCTGGCAAGCACATTTTGAACataatcttttttctatttaacttAATCTTTAgtactttttacctttttttttggcggcaggctggtacagggatctgaacccttaaccttggtgttaccagcaccacgctccaaCCAGCTGAGTAACCAGCCCATATACTCTTGGAGCAAAGGCTACATTTTCCCTGTCCTCCAGGCCCCAAGTCGCACCCCTCTCTGCCCTCAGGTCACCACAGACCTGCACCACCTGTGCACAGACAAGCACACGGGCACCTCGGCCTCAGCCCCGCTGGTGGCAGGCGTGATCGCCCTGGCTCTGGAGGCCAAGTAGGTGACAGGGGCCAACCTGcccccctcaccaccacccccaggcACAGGTCTCCAGCTCACCCACTCCCGTCTGCCCCCAGCCCGTTCCTGACCTGGCGGGACATGCAGCATCTGGTGGTCCGCGCATCCAAGCCGGCACAGCTACAGGCCGAGGACTGGAGCACCAACGGTGTGGGGCGCCAAGGTGCGGCGGggctgggagggggtggagggggcaCTGTGCCTACAGGGCAAGTgacagccacccacccacccccgccccccatgCAGTGAGCCACCACTACGGCTATGGGCTGCTGGACGCCGGGCTGATGGTGGACATGGCCCGCACCTGGCTGCCCACAAGGCCGCAGAAGAAATGCTCCATCAGGGTCCTGCACAACCACATGTGAGGGCCCCTCCTTGGCCCCCaatgcccaccccccaccagccccagccctcccctcacGCCTGTCATTACCACCTAGGCAGAGGCAGGCCCCgaggcctcagtttacccatccaTAAAACGAGAGGGTGGACCCCATGACCTCTGAGCTCTGACCCTGCCTGCTGGCCGCCTGTCCCCCCAGCCGGCCAGCAAGAGGCTCCTCATCCCCTGACCTCTCCAGCCCCATCCTGCCGCTGATGAAGGTGGGGAAGAACGTGTCGGCCTGCGCGGGCTCCCGCAACTACATCCGCTCACTGGAGCATGTGCAGGTGCAGCTGTCACTGGCCTACAGCCGCCGTGGAGACCTGGAGATCTCGCTCACCAGCCCCCTGGGCACCCGCTCCACCCTCATGGCCATCAGGTGTGTGGGGGCTGCTGTGGCCCTGTCTGTCCACGCTGTTTCCTTCCCCACCTGTCCTCACGGGGAGGGGGCCAGGCACATCCAGGATTCAGGCAGCAGCTGGATGTGGCCCAGCACGTGCACACTCGCCACCATGGAGAGGGGCACAGCCTGGCAGCCAGCACTTGGCACAGACAGCGTGGCTCTGCCGGTTGCCACGGGTGCACTTGCAAAACTGCCCCTCACCTCTGCCCCCACCTGCCTGTCTTCCCAGACCTTTGGACGTCAGCAGCCAAGGCTACAACAACTGGATCTTCATGTCCACCCACTTCTGGGACGAGAACCCACAGGGCTTGTGGACCCTGGGCCTGGAAAACAAGGGCTATTATTTCAACACAGGTGAGAGCTGGGGCAGAGGCTGTGTGGGGCTGGACTCCCGCCCTCTGCCAGGGACTCAGGAGCTGGCCTCCGTCACCCCACTGCAagaggggctcccagtggtctcCTCTGACAGAACATGAGTGCAGAAGGTGTGCTGTCGCCCGGGAGAAGGGGGTGTCCGTAGGCGAGCAGTACGTGCTCAGAAGCCAGAGCACCATCTGAGTCTGGGGGTCTGGGTGGGAGCCACTGGAGAGGGGACTCAGTGACTGGCAGGACCAGGCCGCCAACATcctgtccccctcctccctgTGCCCACCTGCGACCCCTGCCCAGGGATGCTGTACCGCTACACGCTGCTGCTCTATGGGACGGCCGAGGACATGATGGCACGGCCCACGGGCCCCTAGGTGACCAGCAGCGCGTGTGTGCGGTGGGACTCAGAGGGGCAGCACCCGGGTGAGTGGCCAGCGTAGCAGGGCCTACTCGCTGGGAGGAGAGGTGGcagtcagtgtgtgtgtgcagcCCAGGGTGGGTGCCAGGCGGTGGGTCCGGCTGCGGCCTCACGCCCTCCGTGTGCCTGTCCCCTACACAGAATGCCACCGCCTCGCCTGCCTCCTGGGCCAGCTCTGCCTCTTCTATTGGTTGCCGTGGTACTTCACCGACACGCAGCCGGCAGTGACCGCTGGGCCTGGGTGCTTAGCCACACATGCCCGGAGGGTGCGCAGTGGCTGCCACATCTCCTGCTACACCTGCCGTGGCGTATCCCCCTGGACTGCACTGCCTGGCCCCATCCTTCATGCTGGATGAACTGCAGGGCTCCTGCTCGGCCCGCCACCCCTAGCAGCCACCCCAGCCCACCGCAGCAGCCTGTCCCCACCACCACAGCCCAGTCCAGGCCATGGTGCTGGCCCCGCTGGACGTGGCCTTCGGGAGCCCCTTCTTTGCGGTGTCTGCAAGCCACCTGCCCTAGGCCTGGGCCCCCAACGCTGGGGGCCACCCTGGCACCACCCCAAGCCCAGCTACCAGATGGAACCCAGAGTCATCTGACTCAGAGAGCATACGTCACCTCGCCTGGGCCCTGCATGGGTCCCGTGTGGGCACTGCTGACCTGAGAATATGCCCCAGGAGGACCCACTGGCCACCCATAGCCCTTAGGTCAGGGGGTGGGCCACGTGAATCTCACATCACCAggttaaagagagagagaggtctcaTAAGACgtttgggggtaggggtgggggacgGGATGGGGCAGAGGTCAGACCATGACCACGGTCCCTTCCCTGCTACAGAATCTGAGGGAAggtggagagagggaaaaaaaggacatTGTCCAAACAGTCTCAGGCACCACATCTGACCTCAGAGTTTGCAAATAAAGGTTGAGTAGAGGGTGACAAGTCCGTGCTCTCCTTTGGGGCAGGGCAGCCCCTGAGTCCCCAGGGCACAGGCAGTCTCTCGTTGGGGGCCCCCAGAGTCCTGCGCCACATGTGGAAACTGTCCTCCGCCGACATCTCCCTCCCGGAGTCCCCAGGCGGTGGGGCTGGCAGGAAGGGTGTGGGGTCCCAAATATGGCCATGTGCTGCCAACTCCAGAACCCAGCGCACTCTGACCCAAACTCTTCTCACGTTTTTCTTTTCCATCCTCTCAGATAAGTTTTCTTTTAACATCAAGAACTAACAGAAGCGTGACTCGCAGATCACAATTCAGGTAGCCCATTCTGCCCACATCGGGCAGGTGCGCTGAGGTTCCAAACAGATGCTGTAGTTACGGGCTCccaccctccccctgccccacagGCCTTGACTTCCCCATCCATAGAGCAGGTTCTCCAGCTTTCTGGAACCGCAAGTGGATTCCCAAGGTGCAGGCAGTGTGGACGGTGGACAAGGGGGTGCCGGGGTGGGATTCAAGCTGTAAAAGCACCTCCTATGTCCTCACACATGACAATGAGGTAGGACACATTAGTCCTGATTTTCAGTGGGGAGGTAATTTCCACAAAGGGGAGGTTTCAGACCAAGGCCCGTGGGAGGCTGAACCTGTGCACTTGACCTGTGCACTCTACACAGGCTCCACAGGTCAGAACTTGCAGACAAGGGAGGGGACAAGGACAGAGTCCTAGGAATGGCAGAGGCTATTGGCCAATTTCTCCCACTAACCCAAAACTCACAGGCCCCAGATGCTCTCCCGGGAGCTCTGGGCACCTGGGAATCTACTGGGTCACCAGGCTTCCCTCTGTGTACCTCGGTGGCCCTCATGTGCAACAGCACTAAGACTAGCACCTGCTCCACCCAACACTTGCAAGGATCAAAAGAGGTGGTTTTCCTGCCTGGCACAGTAAGCACCCAAAACCCACCAGCTTGGGGCAGCCACTTCGGAAAACAGTCTGACAGTTCTGCAAACAAACATCGAGTTGCCATCTGACCAAGCGAGTTCACTCGTAGGTGTATACACAACAGTCTTGAAAAAACATATCCATGCACTTATTCaggaatattcacagcagcacgATTCATAGTAGccagaaagtggaaacaacccaaatgcctatTAATGAATGTATAAACACAATGCGGCCCATCCACACAGAGGAACGTCACTCAGCCAAGCACAGGAACGAGGCTCTGACACGCAACCACGTGGATGGAACTTGAACACGTCACGctcagtgacagacgccagacacaaaaggccacatagtgtgtgattccatttacatgaaatgcccAGAACAGGCCAGtccacagagacaggaagtgggTTCCTGGTTGCAGAGGCTGGGGGAATGGTGGGGAGTAACGCCTGCTGGGGATGAGTCTTCCTTTTGGGTGGTGAAAATGTCCTGGCGGTGGTTGCACAACTATGTAAATACACGAAAAAAAAACCCGAAAccattgaattttacactttaaacaGGTGAGCTTTATGGTATGTaagttacatctcaataaagctgctgaAACCCACAGAATCCGCCCTCTGCTCTGTCTGCCATGCGGATCTGCCATGCGGATGGCATGCGGGTCACCTGCCCATACCAGCCATGAGGCGAGGCGACGAGATGACCGTCccgccagccccccacccccgcacTGCCCAGGTGGGGAGGGGGTCTTAGAACCTGGACGGCGACCTTGACCTAGATATGGAAGGCGAGACGGTGACGTGCTGACACACGTCCTGTGCCCATGGCCCCCTGGGGATGATTACAGCTGCCGGCactattgagcacttgctgtgtgcccGGCCGCCTTAGGCAGACAGTGACTTTGTCCCCACGATAGCCACGTGGGGTTGGGCTTCGTTTCCTTCTTTTGCAGAAACCTGCCCCTCCTCGGATGCTTTGCTCCCCAGCCAGAGGAGCCTGGACACGACCTGAGGCTCACCCCTTGCGCTTCCAGTCCCGGGTTCGCCTGGGAGGCTGGGATCGCTCACATCCAGTCGCTCCTCCTCTCGGAAGGGACCGGGACCCTAGAGGGCGCGGCCCCTTTAAGAGGGGGCGGGGCCTCACGGTGAGCGGCGGGAGGGAGCTGGAGGAGGCCGGAAACGCGTGTCACGTGGTCGGGGCGGGGGCACGCTCCTGCCGGAAGCGGAAGTGGCTACTTTGGTGGCGCCAGCGGCTACGGGCGCGCGCCCAGGTGGGGCGGCATAGGAGTTTacgcaaggaaactgaggcagaggtcGAACCCCAAATCCCCGCGTCCCTGGTGGTCGGACGGAGGGGGGGCTGGGCGTGCCCGTCAGTGACCGCGTCCCCCGTCCCCAGGGATGGGCTCCAAGGCCAAGAAGCGCGTGGTGCTGCCCACCCGCCCGGCGCCCCCCACGGTGGAGCAGATCCTGCAGGACGTGCGGGGCGCGCCGCCCGAGGACCCCGTCTTCAGCGCTCTGGCTGCGGAAGGTAGGGGCGGGGGAGCCTGGGGACCCCGGCCCCGGGTGGCAGGTCGCGAGAGACGGTGACTTGGGCGCGATTTTACCCTCGCTTCGTCGGTGAAGTGTGGCCCGGGCCGTCCTGGTGGGGGAGATACACTGAACGTGGAAACGTCACGTGGGACGGTAGAGGATGAGGACGTCCGCGGGGACTCTTTTTcgttaagtaatttttaaatgttgagtcGCTTCCTTCGTGTAGACGCCACACGTGGGTGGTGGCTGCCGTGGTGGACAGCACAGGTGGAGGACACGTTCACCATCCGGAAAGTTCCAGACGGCGCCGCTCTAGGAGCGTAAGCCGCACTTATCCCCGGCGTGCAGCTGGGTCACCTGAGGGTGCCTGAGCCCCGGTTTAGGAATCATGGGCCCAGGCCCACCCGCATTTGagtgtggggaaactgaggcacggcgGTGAGGGGCTCACTCGGGGGAGAGGGGGCATTCTCCGTGGCGTGCTTCCCTGTCCCTGGGCACTGTCTGGCGTTCCCACCTTTTTACTAAAGCTGGCGGTGATAAAGATGATGTTTAGTGAAACGCCGGTGCCCACGGGCCTGTGCCACAGGCTGGGCCCGCATCAGTGGGAACCCAGACGGCCACCGGGCAGGCCAGACAAAGGAACCAGGCCACAGGAGAGGGGACCCTGACGTGTCTGAGTGATCCTGAAGCCTGCGCTTAAGGCTGCTGTGCTTTCTGGGGAGCAGGGGAGTCTGTACAACAAACGGGTGTCTGACCTCACCTTTGCCACAGTGTTGAGTTCCACAAGGTTGCATGGCCACTGGAGGTTTTTGGGAACCAACTCCAGCGTGGGGTGGGCCTCAACGCCACTTGCAGGAATGGAAGCCCACCTGACCACCAGGGTTGGGCTTTTTCTGTGACCCATTCCCCCCAACCACATCCTTTGCTGattatgaccggtaaggggatcttaacttggtgttgtcagcaccacactctcccagatgagccacaggccagcctctgagttattttattttattttattatttatttttttataaaagatgaccaataaggggatcttaacccttggcttggtgttgtcagcaccatgctcaccaaATGAGAcacatccctatatgggatccgaacctgtggccttagtgttatcagcaccacattctcccgagtgaggcacgggccggcccaaagcaTCTGTCATTTTAAAAAGACCCTGCCCCGCAGGCTGCTCAGGGAGAACAAGGACCTCACCCCCACCCACGGGGTGTTCCCACAGTAGCAAAGCTCACACATACCCAGGAGTCTGTAGTTGGGGCTTTCCTGACCAGCGGGCAGTGACGCTGCTGTGTCCTGTCCCCAGAGCCCGCAGACCCCCCCAGGAGGGCTGAGGACGCCGATGCCCAGCGAGAGCAGCTCTACCAGCAGAGCCAGTCCTACGTGGACACCAATGAACGGCTGCGGCAGGCAGGGGACAGGCTGAGACAGAAGTGTGCAGAACTGCAGCGAGCTGGCGAGGAGCTGTGGCGGGACATGGGCCAGGTGAAGCAGGCGGCAATGCCAGGAGCCTCGTCCACCTCCTCAGGCTGACCTCGCCTGTGGGTCTGAGGCCGAGCCCAGTGCTTCTCACCTGGGGACCAAATCACACGCTGGCCCAGTTCACCCGTCCTCCCGTTACACTGAGCAGGTGGGACTCACTCAGCCGGCTGTGTCCATCTCTGTGGGAACCTCAGGGCCTTCCCAAGGTTCtggaagaggatggggaggatGGCCATTCTGCAGTGATTGTGTCTCCTTCTTGCCCACGGTGGCTATGGCTGTGATCTGGGAAGGGGCCTCTGGGAGCAGGTATCTTCTCCTTCCTCAGACTGAGCACCTCATGAGTCTCTGGTCCCATGTCCTACCCATTTCAGAGCTCCTCCCACATGCCATGTCaaccttcacaacaaccctgggtGGCTGGGGTCACCATCCCCACTTGTAGATGAGATGGGCTCAAACCAAGCTGACCCGCTACCCAGAGAAGCAGCAGCCCCTGAGACCCCAGAGGCCTCAGCCTGGACTCCTGCAGGGCTCAGCGTCTCCCTGGTTGAGAGGACGGTCAGTCACTCACCCACCCAGAGCCCTGGCTGGGGTTTTCCACCTGGGGGGGATatgaggggtggggcaggggagtATCTTGAAATGGGCTTTTCATCCTGAAAGATAAATCAAGCAGAAGGTGGTCCAGAAGCTGGGCCTGAGTGTCCCCGCTGATAAAATCCTTTTGCACCTGGCTGGCTCTCCTAATGGTGCCTCTGCGGGGTCCTGGAAGCTCTGGGAGGAGTGAGCCCAGCCCACAAGGCAGGGACCTGCTCAGAGCACTGAGTCCTGACCAAGAGCTATGTGCAGGGAATGTCCACCCGTCTAATGTAGAGGCCTGAGTCCTTAAAAAGGGGTACATGCTTAAGCTTGAGACCCCCCCAAACCAGAAACCGGACCTCGGGGGTTTTCCCATTGGCCATCTTCCCTGAAGCTTTGCTTTCTTGGCTAAGCATAGACACCCCAGGGTACTGGGTAAGGTCCATGCTGGGAGTCTGGCCACAGTGGCCTGGGTGACTGGTGtggagttgggggagggaggtgaggCTGCGATTCCAGAACTAAGGAGCCTGGCCCCTGCCCGCCCCTTTACCCCGCCTCACGCCGCTTTGCTTCTTGCAATGAAAGGCCCAGACGTTTTCACTGCATCCCAGGCTGGGGCCAGGGCTATGCTCACTAGAAATGGCTTTGCCACATGGGTCCCCCAGCCCAGCTCTGCCCTGCCCAACCGTTGGTTCTATTTATGGTGGTGGATGCTGTGGCTGCCCCATTCAGGACTCCCTGGCTGGTTGGCAGTTGCTCTCCTGCCCCAGGTGCAAACACCCGGGTGGGGCCTCCTGACTGGGGCACTGTCTGCCCTCGCCCTCTGGAGCTTCCTGTAGGACCAGGCCAGAGTCATCCCGCTGACCTTGCCCAGCCCCTGGCCATGCCTGGGGTCCTGTTCATGGGCATGGACTCCAGGCGTCTTCAGCACAACGTCATCACCCTGCTCCTGGCGGGAGTAAGGCTCCACAGTCAGCATGTGGACCCGGAGTGGGGACCGGCGGTGACCATGATGTGAGGCCATGCAGAGCCCTTCCCCAGCCCATTGTGAACACAGGGGCTGCGGGTAGCAGGGGCGTTTCAACAGCTCAGTTTATTAAAGGTGCACCAGACGCCTGATGGCTTCTCCCTCCGCCCGATGAATGGCTTTACATTTAGTGGGGGCGGATAGGTGGGGGGTCACTATTTACATGTCCGTTTAACACTGTGCAGACAAGCATGAGGACTGAGGTGGTGGCAGGAGGAACTGGAGACAAACCAGGCATGTGTCCTGGGTGCCAGGGTGACAGACAGTGGGGGTGAGGTAATGCTGTCAGCGCTGGGCAAGGTGTGCCAGCGGGCGCCTCACTCTGCCTGAGGTCAACAcccaggtggtggtggtgtttggaCTTGGGCCGGATCCCTCCCTCCTGTCCCGGTGGCCTCAGATCCTCACTTCTTCTTGAGGGGACCCTGTGTACAATGCCAGTGCCACCTGTCCTGGGGCAGAGAGACCAGGATAGAGTATTCCTGGGGGACATCGTTTTTATCAAGACTTTGGTGCCCCAGCTCAGCCTCAAGTTGATTCTCCAAAGACCACCGAccacccagccctgcctggaAACCACCACTCTCTTCTGTCTGTCCTGCCCTGcagtcccacccctccccagATGGGGATGCAAAAGTGACCTCCAGACATGGGCATGGGCAGTGATGTGAGGCTCTGCTTCTGCAGAGAACacccagggctgggctggggacaggCAGCTAAGGGGGCATCTGGCCAGACCTGGGTCCTGTGATTAGCGCTGGTGGCTCACCCGAGATGTAGCACTGGGCATTCTCCCACAGCTCACttggggaaaccgaggcacagggCAGTGAGGGCACTATCCAGGATCACAGTGCAGAGGAGGTGGGTGACCCGCTCTGCCCAGGCCACATCCCATGCCTGGAAGAGGCCCTTCTGTCTTGCCCCTTCAGGCTGCACCGGGGCCAGGGAGTTCCTGCATCCTGAGGGGGCTCCACCTCTGCTCAGCCCCTCTGTGTTGTTACCCACGGCCCCAGCAGCCCTGCTTGGTGGACGAGGGCCCAAGACAGCATCTGCGCCTCCGGACCTGCTGCGTTGCCTGCCCTGCCAGTAGCGCTGTGCATGATAGATGTATGCAGAAGCAGCAGCCATATCTccggggtgggggctggggtcaGCTCCTGCTGATGATGGGGATGAAGAGATGCTGGCA includes:
- the PCSK4 gene encoding proprotein convertase subtilisin/kexin type 4, with amino-acid sequence MRPAPTALCLRLAWALGLALAGPLAAGWASARAPVYVNSWAVQVSQGHREAERLARKFGFVNLGQIFPDGQYFHLRHQGVAQQSLAPHWGHRLRLKKDPKVQWFEQQTLRRRVKRSLAMPLTDPWFSKQWYMNNQMQPDLNVLQVWSQGLSGQGIVVSILDDGIEKDHPDLWANYDPLASYDFNDYDPDPQPRYTSSDENRHGTRCAGEVAAMANNSFCGTGVAFNARIGGVRMLDGIITDVIEARALSLHPQHIHIYSASWGPEDDGRTVDGPGILTREAFRRGVTEGRGGLGTLFVWASGNGGLHYDDCNCDGYTNSPHTLSVGSTTQQGRVPWYSEACASTLTTTYSSGLATDPQIVTTDLHHLCTDKHTGTSASAPLVAGVIALALEANPFLTWRDMQHLVVRASKPAQLQAEDWSTNGVGRQVSHHYGYGLLDAGLMVDMARTWLPTRPQKKCSIRVLHNHIPILPLMKVGKNVSACAGSRNYIRSLEHVQVQLSLAYSRRGDLEISLTSPLGTRSTLMAIRDAVPLHAAALWDGRGHDGTAHGPLGDQQRVCAVGLRGAAPG
- the C10H19orf25 gene encoding UPF0449 protein C19orf25 homolog → MGSKAKKRVVLPTRPAPPTVEQILQDVRGAPPEDPVFSALAAEEPADPPRRAEDADAQREQLYQQSQSYVDTNERLRQAGDRLRQKCAELQRAGEELWRDMGQVKQAAMPGASSTSSG